The following nucleotide sequence is from Pseudonocardia abyssalis.
CCGAGCGTCGCGCGGCCCAGGTTCCCGTGGTCGGACTCGACGCGCGCGATCCCGGCCAGCGTCGTCCAGGACAGGCGGCAGTCCGGGGTGTCGGCGCGTTGCGCCAGCTCCGCTCCCCCGTACGCCTGCAGCGCGCGGGCCGGGACTCCGGTGCGCCCGGCCGTCACGTCCGCCCAGCTCACGAGGTCGCCGTCGGCGGGGAGGGGGTCGCCCTGGGCGACCGGGGTGTCGCGGTCGACGTCGGCGGGCACGAGGCCGTCACCGCGGGACTCACGCTCCCCGGACACACCCCGGAGGATCGCGACGAGGAAGGCGACCGCCACCCCGAGAGCGACGAGGACGGCGACGGATCGTGAGCTCACCGCGTCCAGACTAGCGGGGCCAGAACCGGTGCCAGGCCTGCTCGTCGAGGGAGTGGGGGTCGAGCCCGGCGTCGCGGGCGGCGGTCTCGGCCGCGCGGACGTCGGCTTCGAAGCCGCGGGCGGTGGTGCGCAGTTCCGCCTCGGGGTCGATCCCGGCCAGCTTCGCGCGGGCGGCGAGTGCGAAGAGCTGCTCCCCGATCCCCGACCCGGACGGCAGGAGGTCGACGGGCAGCCCGGCGCGCGAGGTGCGGCTGGTCAGCTTCGCGGCCAGCGCCACCGCGGGCTGCGCGGTCGCCACGCCGTCCACGCTGGACTCCCGCTGCTTCTCCGCGCGCTTGAGCTCCTCCCAGCGATGCTCCTGCTTCACGGCGGTGTCGACGGTCTCCGCTGTGTCGATTCCCGACGGGGCGAACACGTGCGGGTGCCGCCCGACCAGCTTCGCGACGAGATCGGCCGCGACGTCGTCGATCGTGAACGGGTCGGGGCCCTCCGCCGCGACGCGGGCGTGGAACAGCACCTGCAGCAGGACGTCGCCCAGCTCCTCGCGCACCGCGACCCGGTCGCCGTCCTCGATCGCCTGGTAGAGCTCGTAGCACTCCTCGACGAGGTACTGCAGCAGCGACTCGTGGGTCTGCTCGGCATCCCACGGGCAGCCGCCGGGCGAGCGCAGCCGGTCCATCACCTCGACGGCGTGCAGGAGCGGGGAGTCGCTCACTCCGGCGCGGGGGCCGGCAGGATCGAGCCGGCCGTCTGGTCGTCGGCGACGACGGCGAGCTGGATCGGGTCCCACACGCCGTAGCGGGGGTTGACCTGCACGCCCAGTTCCTGCGACGCGGGCTGCAGCATCCGGTACCCGATGAGCTGCAGGTCCGACTGGCCGAGCTGGTCGACGATCGACGCCCCCTCCGGCACGAGGTCGGTGGTGCGGTCGAGGATCCGGATGACGGTCCACGGGGCACCGTCCTGCGCGGGGCGCAGCACGATCACCGAACCGGGGTCGGTGCCGAAGGCGAACGAGGTGGCGAGCGAGGGGTTGTCGACGGCCCGTACCTGCTGCGCGCGCTGGTCGGCGGGCACCCCGGCGAACACGGCCTCGGCGTCGGCGCCACCGGCCGCGACGGCCCGGGCGGCCCCGATCGCCTCCTGCTCGGAGGGGACCGCGACGAACTCCAGGGTGACGGCGAGCCGGTCGACGTAGCGGGCACCGAGGGCGGCGGCCGCGAGGTCGTCGCGGATCTTCTCGCGCTGCACCTCGGGGGTGTAGAGCGAGGCCTGGGCGAGCTCGTCGGGGCTGCCGGCCGTGGCGAGGGCCGCGTCGAGGTCGGCGTCGCTGATCGAGATGCCCTCCTCGGCGGTGCGGCGGTCGAGGAGATCGCCGAGGATCGCGCTGGTGACGATCTCGCGCGCCACCTGCGGGGACCCGTATCCGCCGCCCGCGCCCTGGTTGCGGCCCGACACCGCCTGGGCCTTCTCCGGGCTCAGCGCGAGCGCGATCTGGTCCTGCACCACGTCGAGCGCGATCGTGTCGGTGCCGACGATCGCCGCCGACCCGACCTGACTCGGGCCCGACCCGCACCCGCTGACCATCGCGCCCACGACCGCCACCGCGGCCACGACCCGTCCCACCTGCCTGTGCACGGCGCCCACCCTCTCACGCCCCCGCGAGTCGCCGTTTCCCCGCCCGCGAGTCGCCGGATCTCCGCCCGCGAGTCGCTCGATCCCCGCCCTCGGGTGGGAGCGCGACTCGAGGGCGGGAAGGCAGCGCCTCGCGGAAGGGCAGGGGGGAATCCGGGCCCGGTCTCCCACCCGTGTTCTCGCCCCGCCCCAGGCGTCACCCCGCGGCGGGAGCCTTCGCCGGCAGGACCAGGTCGTGGACGAGACGGGTGCACCACTCCAGCAGCTCGACGTCGCGCAGTGCCGCTCCCCCGATCCGCCCCCCGGCCACCGGCTTCGGGACGAGGACGGCCCGCGCGGCCGCCTTGTACTGCGACTTCGGGTAGAGCCGGTTCAGCCGCAGCTGCCCGGAGTCGAGCAGGTCGACCGGCCCGACCCGGATCCCGTTGCCCGCCACCGCGACCTCGCCGATCCCGAGCCGGCGGCACTTCTGCCGGAACTCCGCGACGGCGAGCAGGTTGCGCACCGGCTGCGGCGGCTCGCCGTAGCGGTCGGTCAGCTCCTCGACGATCCGCTCCAGCGCCTCGGCGTCGCCCGCCTCGGCGATCTTGCGGTAGACCTCGAGGCGCAGCCGCTCGCCGGTGACGTAGTCGTGCGGCACGTGGGCGTCGATCGGCAGGTCGACGCGCACGTCGGTGAGCGGCTCCTCCTCCTCGCCCTCCCCCGCGCCCGCCTGCTGCCGGAACGCCGCGACGGCCTCGCCGACGAGCCGGATGTAGAGGTCGAACCCGACGCCCGCGATGTGTCCGCTCTGCTCCGCGCCCAGGATGTTGCCCGCGCCGCGGATCTCCAGGTCCTTCATCGCGACGGCCGCGCCGGCACCCAGCTCGGAGTGCTGCGCGATCGTGGCGAGCCGGTCGTGCGCGGTCTCGGTCAGCGGGTGCTCGGGCGGGAACAGGAAGTAGGCGTAGCCGCGCTCGCGTCCCCGGCCGACGCGCCCGCGGAGCTGGTGGAGCTGCGAGAGACCGAGGGTGTCGGAGCGCTCGACGATCAGGGTGTTGGCGTTGGAGATGTCGAGGCCGTTCTCGACGATCGTGGTGCAGACCAGCACGTCGAACTCGTTGTGCCAGAAGCCGTTGACGGTGCGCTCGAGCAGGTCCTCGTTCATCTGCCCGTGCGCCACCGCGATCCGGGCCTCCGGGACGAGGTCGCGGATCGTCTTGGCCGCCTTGTCGATCGTGGACACGCGGTTGTGCACGTAGAACACCTGGCCGTCGCGCAGCAGCTCGCGGCGGATCGCGGCGGCGACCTGCTTGGTGTCGTAGGCGCCGACGTAGGTGAGCGTGGGGTGGCGGTCCTCGGGCGGGGTCGTGATCGTCGACATCTCGCGGATGCCGGCCAGGCTCATCTCCAGCGTGCGCGGGATCGGCGTGGCGCTCAGCGTCAGGACGTCGACGTGGGTGCGCAGCGCGGTGATGTGCTCCTTGTGCTCGACGCCGAAGCGCTGCTCCTCGTCGACGATGACGAGCCCGAGGTCCTTCCACCGCACGCTGCTCTGCAGCAACCGGTGCGTGCCGACCACGACGTCGACGGTGCCGTCGGTCAGCCCGGCGATCGTCTCCTTCGCCTCGGCGTTGTCGGTGAAGCGGGACAGCCCGCGCACCGTCACCGGGAACGCGCGCATCCGCTCGGTGAACGTGTCGAGGTGCTGGGTGGCGAGCAGTGTCGTGGGGACGAGGACGGCGACCTGCTTGCCGTCCTGCACCGCCTTGAACGCCGCGCGCACCGCGATCTCGGTCTTGCCGAACCCGACGTCGCCGGAGATCACGCGGTCCATCGGGACCGCGCGCTCCATGTCGGCCTTCACCTCGTCGATCGCCGCGAGCTGGTCGGGCGTCTCGGTGTAGGGGAAGGCGTCCTCCATCTCGCGCTGCCACGGCGTGTCCTTCGCGAACGCGTGGCCGGGCGCGGACTGGCGCGCCGCGTAGAGCTGCACGAGCTGCGCCGCGATCTGGCGGACGGCCTTGCGCGCGCGGCCCTTCGTCTTCGCCCAGTCACCGCCGCCGAGCTTGTTGAGCGTGGGGATCTCGCCGCCGACGTAACGGCTGATCTCGTCGAGCGCGTCCGTGGGGACGAACAGCCGGTCGGCCGGTTGCCCCCGCTTCGACGACGCGTACTCCAGCACCAGGTACTCGCGCGTGGCCCCGCCGACCGTGCGCTCCTTCATCTCCACGAACTTGCCGATGCCGTGCTGGCCGTGCACGACGTGGTCGCCCGGCTTGAGGGTGACCAGGTCGACGGTGTTGCGGCGCTTGCTCGGCATCTTCGTCGGAGCCGTGGCCGCGGCGCGGTTGCCGGTGAGGTCGGCCTCGGACAACAGGACGAGCGGGCCGGCGGTGAAGCCCTGGTTCAGCCGCCCGCAGGTGACGGTGACGAGCCCCTTCTCCGGGTCCTCGGTCAGCTCGTCGACCAGCGTGGCCGGGACGTCGGCCTCCCTGAGCTGTTCCAGGCTCCGCTGCGCGGTGCCCGCTCCGCCGACGACGAGCACCGCGGTGCCCCCGCTCGCGACGTGCGCGCGGAGGTCGACGAGGGCGCGGTCGGTGTCGCCGCGGTAGGACTCGACCTCGTGGACGGGCGGGGCGAGGGCGTCGTCGCGGCCCGACAGCAGCGGGCTGAAGGTGACGACCGGGTGGCCGGTGGCGGTCGCGCGGTGCAGCACGTCGTTCAGGTCGCGGTAGGCGGACGCGCCGACGTCGATCGGGGCGTCGCCGCCGGTGGACGCCGCGAACCAGGACGCCTCCAGGAACTCCTGGCCGGTGCGGACCAGGTCGGCGCTGCGCGTGCGCACCCGCTCCGGGTCGGCGACCATCACCAGCGCCTTCGGGGGCAGCAGATCGGTGAGCAGCTCCAGCTCCCCGGCCGTCAGCACCGGGACGAGCGACTCCATGCCCTCGCTCGGGATGCCGTTGGCGAGGTTGTCGAGCAGCTCGCGCAGCGGCGGGTTGTTCTCGTGGGTGCGGGCCAGGGCCGCGGCCCGCTCGCGCACCGGTGCGGTGAGCAGCAGCTCGCGGCAGCCCGGGGCGTGCAGGGCGTCGACCGGGGCGACCGAGCGCTGGTCGGCGACGGAGAACGTGCGCAGCTCGCTCACCTCGTCGCCCCAGAACTCCACGCGCAGCGGCTGGTCGGCCGTCGGGGGGAAGACGTCGACGATCCCGCCGCGCACCGCGAACTCGCCGCGTGCGGTGACCATCTCGACGCGCGTGTAGGCCAGCTCCACCAGGCGCTCCAGCAGGGCCTCGAAGTCGGCGGTGTCGCCGACCCGCAGCGCCACCGGCTCCAGGCGGCCCAGGCCCGGGGCGATCGGCTGGATCAGGCTGCGGGCCGCGGTGACCAGGACCCGCGGCGCGGTGCCCGGGTCGGCGAGGCGGCGGAAGATCGACAGGCGCCGGCCGACGGTGTCGGGGCGCGGCGAGAGGCGCTCGTGCGGCAGCGTCTCCCAGCTCGGCAGCACCGCGACGGACTCGGCGTCGATCAGGTCGACCAGTGCTGCCCCCAGGTCCTCGGCCTCGCGGTCGGTGGCGGTGACGGCCAGTACGGTGCGCCCCGCCTCGCCGAACCCTGCCGCGAGGAACGGGCGCAACGCAGCCGGGCCCTCGACGCGCAGGGCCGGGACGTCGACCGATCTCGTGTCGCGGGCGGCGTCGAGGACGGCGCGGATGTCGGAGTCGGCGAGGACGGTGCGGAGGAGACCGGCGAGCTTGGCCACGGTGTCGGGGACCCCTTTGACGCGGATGGACGCACGCGGAACAGACCCCTGCCCAGGACGAACGCCCGGTCGGGGTCTCGAGCCCCACCCTACGCCCGGGCCCTCCCCCACGGCCGCACCCCGGGCCGGGCGCGGGCCGTACGGCACCGGCCCCCGGATGCAGCGCCGCATGCCCTCACTCCACGGCGACTCGCGGGCGCGGAACCAGCGACTCGCGGGGTTCGGGCGGGCGGGGTGGGGTCAGGTGCGGGGCGGGAGGTCGGGACGGCGGCGGCTGGGCCGGGTGGCGATGTCCGGGGGCTGCACCGGCGGGGTGCGGTCGAGGGCCTCCAGCGCCAGGTCGACGGCCCGGTCGAGCTGGGGGTCGCGTCCGGCCGCCCAGTCCTGCGGCGTGACGACCACCTCGACGTCCGGCTCGACGCCGAAGTTCTCCACGTCCCAGCCCAGGTCGTCGAACCAGTGCGAGTAGCGCGGCTGTGTCACCCCCGTCCCGTCGACGAGCCGGTAGCGGCTGTCGATCCCGATCACGCCGCCCCACGTCCGCACGCCCACCACGGTCGCGATCCCGCGGCGCTTGAGCGCGACCGTCACGATGTCGCCGTCGGAGCCCGCGAGCTCGTCGGCGACGGCCACGACCGGACCGCGCGGGGCGTCCATCGGGTACGTGCGGGGCGGGCGGTGCCGCGCGATCGTCCACGCCGTGACCCGCCGCGCCAGCTTCTCCACCACGAGCTGCGAGGTGTGCCCGCCGCCGTTGATCCGCACGTCGAGCACCAGCCCGTCGCGGGTGATCTCGCGACCCAGGTCACGGTGCAGCTGCGCCCAGCCCGGCGCCATCATGTCCGGCACGTGCAGGTACCCCAGCCGCCCACCCGAGCGCTCCGTGACGTACGCGCGCCGGCCCGACACCCAGTCCTGGTAGCGCAGCTGGTCCTCGTCGGGCAGCGGCCGGACGACGACGCGGCGCACGTCGGCGCCCGAGCGCACGGTGATCTCGGTGAGCGTGTCGGCCGTGCCGGCGAGCAGCGGCGCGGGCCCCGCGGCGGGGTCGACGGGCCGCCCGGCCACCTCCAGCAGCACGTCACCGGCCCGGACGTCGACGCCGGGCGAGGCGAGGGGGCTGCGTGCGCCGGGCGCCGACGTCTCCGGCGGCAGGACGCGCTCGACCCGCCATCCCTCCGACGACGGCGCGAGGTCGGCACCGAGGAACGCCGGGGCGACCCCGTGCGGCCGCGGCCGGGCTCGCACGTAGGCGTGCGAGGAACCCAGCTCGCCCTGCAGCTCCCACAACAGGTCGACGAGGTCGTCGTAGCTGCCGACGGCGTCGACGAGCGGCCGGTAGCGCTCCTGCTCCGCGGCCCAGTCGACGTCGCCCATGTCGGCGGTCCAGAAGTGGTCGCGCATGAGGCGCGCGGCCTCGTCGAACATCTGGCGCCAGGACGCCGTCGGGTCGACGGTGACGGCGAGGCGCGAGAGGTCGACCTCGTACTCGTCGGCACCGTCGCCGCCGTCGGGTGCGCCGGAGCCGGAGCGGTCGGTGCGCAGGACCCGCAGCGCCGTGCCGTCGCGGACGAGCAGCCGGGTGCCGTCGCCGCTGACCGCGTACCCGTCGACGGCGTCG
It contains:
- the mfd gene encoding transcription-repair coupling factor, with the translated sequence MAKLAGLLRTVLADSDIRAVLDAARDTRSVDVPALRVEGPAALRPFLAAGFGEAGRTVLAVTATDREAEDLGAALVDLIDAESVAVLPSWETLPHERLSPRPDTVGRRLSIFRRLADPGTAPRVLVTAARSLIQPIAPGLGRLEPVALRVGDTADFEALLERLVELAYTRVEMVTARGEFAVRGGIVDVFPPTADQPLRVEFWGDEVSELRTFSVADQRSVAPVDALHAPGCRELLLTAPVRERAAALARTHENNPPLRELLDNLANGIPSEGMESLVPVLTAGELELLTDLLPPKALVMVADPERVRTRSADLVRTGQEFLEASWFAASTGGDAPIDVGASAYRDLNDVLHRATATGHPVVTFSPLLSGRDDALAPPVHEVESYRGDTDRALVDLRAHVASGGTAVLVVGGAGTAQRSLEQLREADVPATLVDELTEDPEKGLVTVTCGRLNQGFTAGPLVLLSEADLTGNRAAATAPTKMPSKRRNTVDLVTLKPGDHVVHGQHGIGKFVEMKERTVGGATREYLVLEYASSKRGQPADRLFVPTDALDEISRYVGGEIPTLNKLGGGDWAKTKGRARKAVRQIAAQLVQLYAARQSAPGHAFAKDTPWQREMEDAFPYTETPDQLAAIDEVKADMERAVPMDRVISGDVGFGKTEIAVRAAFKAVQDGKQVAVLVPTTLLATQHLDTFTERMRAFPVTVRGLSRFTDNAEAKETIAGLTDGTVDVVVGTHRLLQSSVRWKDLGLVIVDEEQRFGVEHKEHITALRTHVDVLTLSATPIPRTLEMSLAGIREMSTITTPPEDRHPTLTYVGAYDTKQVAAAIRRELLRDGQVFYVHNRVSTIDKAAKTIRDLVPEARIAVAHGQMNEDLLERTVNGFWHNEFDVLVCTTIVENGLDISNANTLIVERSDTLGLSQLHQLRGRVGRGRERGYAYFLFPPEHPLTETAHDRLATIAQHSELGAGAAVAMKDLEIRGAGNILGAEQSGHIAGVGFDLYIRLVGEAVAAFRQQAGAGEGEEEEPLTDVRVDLPIDAHVPHDYVTGERLRLEVYRKIAEAGDAEALERIVEELTDRYGEPPQPVRNLLAVAEFRQKCRRLGIGEVAVAGNGIRVGPVDLLDSGQLRLNRLYPKSQYKAAARAVLVPKPVAGGRIGGAALRDVELLEWCTRLVHDLVLPAKAPAAG